Proteins encoded by one window of Roseibium sp. Sym1:
- a CDS encoding ABC transporter ATP-binding protein: MGAIQLNRVEKWFGDLQVIKGIDLDIKDGEFVIFVGPSGCGKSTLLRLISGLEETSRGTIDIDGKDVTALPPSGRGLSMVFQSYALYPHMSVRENVGFGLKTAGVPKAEIDSKVNAAADVLKLGDYLDRRPKALSGGQRQRVAIGRAIVREPSAFLFDEPLSNLDAALRVEMRFEVARLHKSLGTTMIYVTHDQVEAMTLADKIVVLQGGTIEQVGSPRELYERPDNLFVAQFIGSPKMNVLPCSVSGDQFSLQGHGGGHYPHAGSVQAPVKLGIRPEHMAVVGEGEGHCMGTVEVAEYLGADTFLYVALDGLETVLVRISGADTVEEGARVGLNFDEARMHFFDTDGQAVR; the protein is encoded by the coding sequence ATGGGAGCGATCCAGCTCAACAGGGTCGAAAAGTGGTTCGGCGACCTGCAGGTCATCAAGGGCATCGACCTCGACATCAAGGATGGTGAATTCGTCATCTTCGTGGGGCCGTCCGGCTGCGGAAAATCGACGCTGCTGCGGCTGATCTCCGGCCTGGAGGAAACCAGCCGCGGCACGATCGACATCGACGGCAAGGATGTCACCGCGCTGCCGCCGTCCGGGCGCGGGTTGTCCATGGTGTTCCAGTCCTACGCGCTCTATCCGCACATGTCCGTGCGCGAGAATGTCGGCTTCGGCCTGAAGACGGCCGGTGTGCCGAAGGCCGAGATCGACAGCAAGGTCAACGCCGCTGCGGATGTTCTGAAGCTCGGAGATTATCTCGACCGGCGCCCGAAGGCATTGTCCGGCGGTCAGCGCCAGCGTGTCGCGATCGGCCGGGCGATCGTGCGCGAGCCGAGCGCGTTCCTGTTTGACGAGCCCCTGTCGAATCTGGACGCGGCCCTGCGTGTGGAAATGCGCTTCGAGGTCGCCCGCCTGCACAAGAGCCTCGGCACCACGATGATCTACGTGACCCACGACCAGGTGGAAGCCATGACGCTGGCGGACAAGATCGTTGTCCTTCAGGGCGGCACGATCGAGCAGGTGGGGTCGCCGCGCGAGCTTTACGAGCGGCCGGACAACCTGTTCGTCGCCCAGTTCATCGGTTCGCCGAAGATGAATGTGCTGCCCTGTTCCGTTTCCGGCGACCAGTTTTCGCTCCAGGGACATGGCGGGGGCCACTACCCGCATGCGGGCTCGGTGCAGGCTCCGGTCAAGCTCGGCATCCGGCCGGAACACATGGCTGTCGTCGGTGAGGGCGAGGGCCATTGCATGGGGACGGTGGAAGTCGCCGAATATCTCGGCGCGGACACGTTCCTCTATGTTGCGCTGGACGGCCTGGAGACGGTTCTTGTGCGCATCAGCGGCGCGGACACTGTCGAAGAAGGTGCGCGTGTCGGGCTGAATTTCGATGAGGCGCGCATGCATTTCTTCGATACGGACGGTCAGGCGGTCAGATAG
- a CDS encoding serine protease, with translation MRSFLLAVFLLFVSAGSSLADYNQSKAWFNEMTYQERIRTQFLLVFTGDYASIVDGTFGKLTYNALTTFQKHREYEPDGVLDPAELLVLQRDGLDLVKRVGFETKNDASTGITFGVPVKLFEPPTPGERGQRWQAYDGSIALETLRVPHTETAYKDLFRRLTRTGDGRTVEFKLMRNDYFVVSGQKDGRDFYARIMKTAADNRGFSLSWEPRHAVFMDRVAVAMSNSLRYFEGNQDTGKLDAMTSAPDLNTPEAGKHAAAAATGKSDRARKMPTGSSSGSGYLVTAAGHIGTNAHVVSDCGFLEVPGHGTASLVQADLVNDLAIIQLDSKHAEHFAQFRSKQPIVRGEEVFVLGYPFAQILDNNLNFTYGIVSSLAGVKGDIRHFMVSAPVQPGNSGGPVLDRTGALIGTVVSRLDKFKTLQVAGDLPENINFAIRGRLMSTFMESLGLSPSYNTITRLKSPTVIDEEAARYTVQILCKN, from the coding sequence ATGCGTTCATTCCTATTGGCAGTGTTTTTGTTGTTTGTATCGGCCGGATCGAGCCTGGCGGACTACAATCAGTCCAAGGCCTGGTTCAACGAGATGACCTACCAGGAACGCATCCGGACGCAATTCCTTCTGGTTTTTACCGGCGACTACGCCTCGATCGTGGACGGCACATTCGGCAAGCTCACCTACAACGCCCTGACCACATTCCAGAAGCACCGGGAGTATGAACCCGACGGCGTGCTGGATCCTGCCGAACTTCTGGTCCTGCAGCGCGACGGTCTGGACCTCGTCAAGCGCGTCGGCTTCGAAACGAAGAACGATGCGTCGACCGGCATAACATTCGGCGTGCCGGTGAAACTGTTCGAACCGCCCACCCCGGGCGAACGCGGGCAGCGCTGGCAGGCCTATGACGGCAGCATCGCGCTGGAGACCCTGCGTGTTCCCCACACGGAAACCGCCTACAAGGACCTGTTCAGGCGCCTGACCCGGACAGGCGACGGCAGAACCGTCGAATTCAAGCTGATGAGAAACGACTATTTTGTCGTCTCCGGCCAAAAGGACGGCCGCGACTTCTATGCCAGGATCATGAAGACCGCCGCCGACAACAGGGGCTTCTCGCTCTCCTGGGAGCCGAGACACGCGGTGTTCATGGACCGGGTCGCTGTCGCCATGTCCAACAGTCTGCGTTATTTCGAGGGCAACCAGGATACAGGCAAGCTCGATGCCATGACCTCCGCTCCGGACCTGAACACACCGGAAGCGGGCAAGCACGCCGCGGCCGCGGCAACGGGCAAATCCGACCGGGCCCGCAAGATGCCCACAGGCTCCTCCTCGGGCTCGGGCTACCTGGTCACGGCGGCCGGGCATATCGGCACCAATGCGCATGTGGTCAGCGACTGCGGTTTTCTGGAAGTGCCCGGCCATGGCACCGCCAGCCTGGTGCAGGCCGACCTGGTCAATGACCTGGCCATCATCCAGCTGGACAGCAAGCACGCGGAACATTTCGCGCAATTCCGGTCGAAACAGCCTATCGTGCGCGGGGAAGAGGTGTTTGTCCTCGGGTATCCCTTCGCGCAGATCCTCGACAACAACCTGAATTTCACCTACGGAATCGTCTCGTCACTGGCCGGGGTCAAGGGCGACATCCGCCATTTCATGGTGTCCGCACCGGTGCAGCCGGGCAATTCCGGCGGGCCCGTGCTGGACAGGACAGGTGCCCTGATCGGCACGGTCGTGTCGCGCCTGGACAAGTTCAAGACACTGCAGGTGGCCGGCGATCTGCCTGAGAACATCAATTTCGCCATCCGCGGCCGGCTGATGTCCACCTTCATGGAGAGCCTCGGGCTGTCGCCGTCCTACAACACGATCACCCGGCTGAAGAGCCCGACCGTAATCGACGAGGAAGCCGCCCGCTACACGGTCCAGATCCTCTGCAAGAACTGA